The sequence below is a genomic window from Halosolutus gelatinilyticus.
CAGAAGCTCTTCGAGCATCGACTCCTGGGCGCGGATCGATCGATCGAAGCCGTCGCGCATCGACGAGTTGCCGTAGCCGAGCAGATCCGGTGCGATCGTTCGCCGGTCCTGGGCGATCGCCGGCGCGATATCGCGCCAGAGGAACGACCAGGTCGGGATGCCATGGAGGAAGACGATCGGCGGTTCGTCGCCGCCGGTTTCGGCCTCGTTCCCGGCCTCCGCGCCTGGCCCGTCCTCGTAGTAGGCGACTGCGAGATCGTGGCCGTCGACCGTCACGTCCGCGCGCGTCTGCTGCTCGCTCCAGTCCTCGTGGGCGGTCATAACAGCTGATCGGCGACGATGTTCTTCTGGATCTCGCTGGTCCCCTCGTAGATCTTGGTGATGCGGGCGTCGCGGTAGTAGCGCTCGACGGGGTGGTCGGTGACGTAGCCCGCGCCGCCGTGGACCTGGATCGCCTCGTCCGCGACGTCGACCGCGTGCTCGCTGGCGAACAGTTTGGCCATCGACGCGAACTTCGCCGCGAGTTGGTCGTCGTCCGCCATCGCGTACGTCGCCGCGCGGTAGGTCAGCGACCGGGCCGCCTCGACGTTCGTGGCCATCTCCGCGAGTTTGTGCCGGATCGCCTGGAACTCCGCGATCGGCTGGTCGAACTGCTCGCGCTCCTGGGCGTAGTCGAGCGCCTGATCGAGCGCGGCCTGGGCGGTCCCGACCGCCTGGGCGGCGACGCTGACGCGGCCGGCGGCGAAGAAGTCCATCAACTGGTAGAAGCCGGCATCCTCCGTCCCGATGACGTTCTCCTCGGGCACCCGGACGTCGTCGAGGACGAGTTCCGCGAGGTCGGATGCGCGGATGCCGAGTTTGTTGTCGATCTTCTCCGCGCTGAACCCGTCGAGATCCGTCGGAACGAGGAACGCGCTGATGCCGTCGTGGCCCTCGTCCGGGCTGGTCTTCGCCATGACGACGGCGACGTCGGCGACCGTCCCGTTCGTGATCCACATCTTGGTGCCGTTGATCACGTACTCGTCTCCATCCTGTTCCGCGCGCGTTTCCATTCCGGCGACGTTCGAGCCGTGGGCCGGTTCGCTGATCGCGCTCGCACAGGCCGACTCGCCGCTCGCGATCTTCGGAAGCCACTCCGCTTTCATCCACTCGTCGCCGAATCGGTTGATCATCGTCGAACCGAACGCCCGGCTACCGATCGCGCTCCCGATACCCGGATCCGCGTGCCAGAGCTCCTCGGTGACGACCACGCTCGAGAGGAGGTCCATCCCCGCGCCGCCGTACTCGACGGGGATGCTCGTCCCCACGAGGTCCATCTCCGCGGCTTTCCGGACGAGTTGGTGAGGGTACTCCTTGTTCTCGTCGTGCTCTCGGGCGACGGGTTCGATCTCCTCCCGGCCGAACTCCCGAACCGTCCGGCGGATCGCCCGCTGTTCTTCCGATAGCTGAAACGACATACGCCCACTGCAATTTCCAACAAAAAATAATTTCGGGTGAATCCTATCGATGTTAGGATATACTCATTATATTCAAAGTTGTGGAAAGCGCCGTCCGTTCGGGGCGTCCGACGATCGCGCGGTCGGACGCGGGGGCGACCGAGATCCGACGTTAGGTCTCGGTCGCCCCTAGTCCTCGCCCGACAGCCCCGCCAGCGACTCCTCGCCGATCTCCTCTAGGACGTGCTCGTGGAACGCCTGCAGCGCCGCGCTCTCGTCTTCGGCGAGAACGACGTCGCTCGCCGAGAGGGTCGCAAGCCCGAACGCCCGCGGCGTCGGCGAGTCGACGAGGCGCCGTTCGACGTCGATCTCGCCCGCGTCGATCGCGCCGACGATCTCCGCGATCTCCTCGACGTTGAGTTTGTCCTCCAGGATCTCGCGGTACGTTTCCTCGATGACGGCGAACCCGTCCAGATCCTCGGCGAACCCGAGTAACATTTCGCTGGAGACCTGCTGTTCGCTCGCGGACTTCTCGTAGCCCTTGTAGCGCTTTAAGATCATCAGCGATCGGGTCGCATTGATCCGGAAGTACCGCTGGAGCAGGTCGGTGCCGGAGAGCGCCGATCGGAGGTCCTCGCGCACCTCGTCCGCAGCGAGATCGTCGACGATCCCTTCGAGGTCGATCTTCCGGTTCAGCGGCATCGAGAGCACGAAGCCGTTGTCGGCGACGGCGACGCGGACGTTCGCGGTCGCCTGCTGGGCGCAGTGATACGCCAGGAGCCGCGAGAGGCCGTCGTTGAACTTGCGCCCGTACGCCGAGTGGACGTAGTAGTGGCGCTCGTACTCGTCGTGGTCGCGCTCGACCTCGATCGTCAGTCGGTCGGTCGCGCTCACGCTCTCGGGCCCCGCGTACCGGATCTGGTAGTCGAACAGCCGCGCGATCGCCCGGACGCTATCGTCGTCCAAGGGGAACTCGCGCAGCCACGCGCGGATCATCGGCGGGCCGCCCTCGTCGTAGCGATCGAGCAACTCCCCCTGGAACCGGAGGATCTCAAGGCCGAGGTCGTACGAGAGCGGAAGCCGCTCGGAGTACCACGAGGGGACGGTCGGGCGGGCGCTCGTTCGATCGACGTACACCTTCGAGCCGCGACGGTACCGGTACTCGAAGTGGTCGCCGCCGAGCACGAAGACGTCACCCTTCTCCAGGGTGTCGAGGTAGCCCTCGTCGAGTTGGCCGACCCACTCGTCGCTCGCGCGGGTAAAGACGTCGCAGGTGAAGGAGTCCGGGATCGTCCCGATGTTGGTCATGTAGATCACCCGCGCGAGTCGGCCCCGCTTGCCGATCAGGGGCTCGCCCACGGGATAGGCCTCGTAGTGGTGTTGGCCGTCCGGCGGATCGTTCTCGTCGCGCCAGACTTTCGCGTAGACGTTCCGGTCTTCCATGCCGGCGTACTCGGCGGTGAGATACCGCATGAGCGACTCGAACTTCTCGTCGCCGTAGTCGCGGTACGGGTACGCACGCCGGAGGATCGCGTTCACCTCGGACTCGGGCCGGATCTCGGCGATCGCCATCCCGTAGACGTGCTGGGCGGCGACGTCCTGGGCGCTCTCGGGGATCGACACCGAGTCGACGAACCCCTCGTCGGCCTTCTTGAGCATGACCGCACACTCCAGCAGTTCGTCCCGATCGAGTGCGATCACTCGGCCGGCGACGGTCTGGCCGACGCGGTGGCCCGCCCGCCCGATCCGCTGGAGCAGGGCGGCGACCGACTTGGGGGAGCCGACCTGCACGACCAGATCGACGTGGGGCATGTCGATCCCCAGTTCGAGCGACGTCGAGGACGTTACGACGTCGAGGTCGCCGTCCTTCAGTCGCCCCTCGACGCCCTGACGGACGTCCTTCGAGAGGCTCCCGTGGTGACACCCCGAGTTCGTCTCGTCGTAGTCGTCGAACCGCTCGCGCAGGTTGTGTAAAACGCGTTCCGCGCCCGATCGGGTGTTCGTGAAGACGAGGGTGTTCGTGTGCGCCTGGATATGATCGTGGAGCATCCGGTAGAACCGCTCCTGGACCACCTCGCGGGACGTGTGAATCAGGTCGTCCGTCGGGCACTCGAGTTCGATGTCGAACTCGCGAGCGAAGCGGGCGTCGACGATTTCGTAGGGTCGCGGCTCGCGGATCACTTCGTTCCCCGCTCGCTCTTCCGAGGCGCAACGCGCCTCGCCCGACTCGCCTCCCGGTTCCTCCTGTCCCACGAGGAACTCGGCGACCTGCGAGAGGGGTTCGATCGTCGCCGAGCAGCCGATCCGCGTAATGTCGTGCTCGACCATCGCCTCGAGTCGTTCGAGGCTCACGGCGAGGTGGGTGCCGCGCTTTCCGTCCGCCAGCGAGTGGATTTCGTCGACGATGACGTACTCCACGGTGCGAAGCTTCTCTCGGAACTTCGGGGAGTTGAGCAGGATGGCGAGCGTCTCCGGCGTCGTGTTGAGGATGTGCGGCGTCTCCGCGAGCATCTTCTGGCGATCGCTCGAGTCCGTGTCCCCGTGGCGGATCGCGTGGCGAATCTCCCCCATCTCTTCGTCCCCGTCTCGATCGCGGACGATCGACTCGATCCCCTCGAGCGGCACCTCCAGGTTCCGGTGGATGTCGTTGGCGAGCGACTTGAGCGGGGAGACGTAGAGACAGTAGACGGAGTTTTCCAGGCCGTCTTCGGCGGCCCGATTGCGCCGGTAGAGTTCGTTGATGATCGACGTAAACGACGCGAGCGTTTTGCCAGATCCGGTCGGCGCGCAGATCAGCGTGTTCGTTCCCTCGTGAATGTTCGGGATCGCCCCCTCTTGGGGCGGCGTGAAGAACCCCTCGTTCTCGGGAACGAACTCGCCGAATTCCTCGAGCCACCACTGCTGGACCGCCGGTTCGAGCAGGTCGAAGACGTCTCGGTCCTCGATCGCGACGGCGTCCGGATCGAAGGGGAGGGAGTCGTCGGCGACCGGCAACTCGAGGTCCTCGTTCCCAACCATTATCGTTGGGTGCGGGACGTGTATGTAAGAGGGTTTGGCCAGCGGAGCGAAAGTGAAATCCCCGCGCGACGGCCGACCGGCGGTCCGACGCGCCGAAGCGTGCGATCGTCGCTGGCGGGCTTACGTGGCCGCGTTCACCCTCGTCCGGATACTACCTGCCCTCGAGCAGTTCTTCGCCTGACACGGGTTCGGGACCCCGGTGCCGATCGTCGGCGTCCGCGGTCCGGAATCGCTTAGCGGCTTTCGAACGCCGTCACGACTTCGATCCCGCTCGTCTCGTAGTCGGTCATCGCGGCGAGGCGATCCGACACGTCCTCGAGCCCGACCCGATTCGTGACCAGCCGCTCGGGTTCGAGCCGGCCCGCATCGATCATCCGGAGGAGTTCGTCGTACCGCGAGGGAGGCATTCCCCGCGAGCCGAGGAAGCTGACGTCCCAGCGGGTGATCTCGTCGATCGGCAGCGACACCTCGCCGCGCTCGGCGTCGGTCGTCAGGCCGACCTGGACGTGTGCACCTCGACTCCGGAGGCAGTCGACGCTGTTCCGGCAGGTTTCGGCCCGTCCGAGCGCGTCGACGGAGACGTGCGCGCCGCCGTCGGTGATCGCCTCGATTTCGGCGGCAACGTCGTCGACCGCGGACGCGTCGACGGTCGCGTCGGCCCCGAGGGTCGTCGCCATCGCGAGCGGTTCGTCCCGAACGTCCACCGCGACGACGCTCGCGCCGAGCGCGTCCGCGATCTGCACCGCCGCGAGTCCGAGCCCGCCGCAGCCGTGGACGGCTACCCGATCGCCGCCGTCGATGTCGGCGCGGTGAGCGAGCGCGTGGAAGGCGGTGACGTACCGACAGCCGAGCGCCGCGGCCTCCGTCGCCGAGACGCCGTCCGGCAGCCGAGCCGCGTTGAACTCGGCGTGAGGGACGTGGACCCGCTCCGCGAACGCGCCCGGGACGTCGGATTCGAACCCCAGCGCATAGCCGTCCTCGCAGACGTTCCCGTGACCGTTCCGACACTGGGCACAGGTCCCGTCTCCGAGATTGAACGGGACCGCCACCCGGTCGCCCGGCCCGAGCGCCTCGACCCGATCGCCGATCTCGACCACTCGTCCCGCGGGTTCGTGTCCCAGAATCTGCCCGATCGGCACCCGATCGTCGGCCCACTCGCCGTGGCCCCGCCAGGCGTGCCAGTCGCTGCGGCAGATCCCGCAGGCTTCGACGTCGACGACGACGCCGTGCGGGTCGGGTTCGGGCGGGTCCACGTCTTCGATCGCGAGCGGTTCGCCGTACTCCGCCAGCACTGCAGCGCGCATACTGTCGGCGACGGGTGCGGAGGTGTTAAACGATCGCTCGAACTGAACCGGTGACGAGCAGATTACGATCGTATTTCGAGCGAGATCACCGCGACGAACTCGGATTCGATCGCGCATCGGATCCACACCCTCTATCGACCGCGGTCGCAACGCTAATCCGAACCGACCCGTATCTCACGAGTATGAACGACGCTGCCGCCGATCGGTCGCCCGTTCGGAACCGCCTCGCACCACTCGGGCGACCCGAATCGGCCCGCGCGATCCGCGGAGGGGGCCGCCAGCCATGAGTCAGGCAGCCGATCGTTGGGACGACGTCTTCCGTATCCCCCGGTTCTTCGAGCGACTCGAAGCGGACGGCGGCATCTCTGTGATAGCGCTGGTGGAGGAGTTAAACGACAGTGGACAGGTCTCGATCGACGCCGGCGGCGTGGTCTACCACGATCGCGGCGTCCGGGTACCGGGATACGACGCCACGTTCGTCCACGAACCGACCGGCTCGCGCGGCCGGCCCGCGTTCAGCGTCGAGGTCGACACGATCGGGGCGCGCAACGCCTGGGAGAAGTTCGACGACACCCTGTCGTGGGACGCCTACCTCGTGCGGACGCAGGGGCTGGCGGCGCTGGCGTGGATCAGCGACGAGGAGTATCGGATCGAGGAGGCGGATCAGTTCCAGTCCAAGCAGGACGCGGTCGCGGCCGGCCGGTTCTCCTTCGGCGTCTTCCTCTACGACGAGTCGGAGTGGCAACAGCGAGTCGATCGACTCCGCGCGACGGACTCGCCGGCGTACCTCCTCTACGAGGACGGCGAACCGCTCTTCCCGCAAACGCAGGGGGAATTCTACCAGCGCGTCGACTCGTCGGTGTCCGAGTTCCGGATGAGCGGCGGGAACGCGCCTTCCTACCTCGGCGTCCTCGAACTCGAGGTTACGATCGACTGAGCGCGAGCGCGATCGGCGGACGCACCCACCTTACTCGTTCGGAGCCGAGTCGTACGCCGTATCGAAGAACGCGACCTCCAGTTCGACCGCCCGCCGGAACAGTCGATCGACGCGGGTTTCCCGTCGCAGCGAGAGTTCGGGACCGATCGCGTCGAGTTGGCCCCGCAACCAGTCGACGAACTCGCGGAACGGCGGAACCGCGTGGAGGTCGATCCATTCGGCGTAGTAGAACGGGAGGTCGGCCCCCGCGCTCGGCGGCCCGTCGGCGGCGGGATCGCCGTACTCGGCCGCCACCGCCGTCGCCCACTCCTCGTAGATCCACTCGGCCGGGACGAGCACTGCGAGCGTCTCCGCGTACCCGCCCTCGCGCGCCGCTCGCCCGAGCAGGTCGGCGAACGCGGCGGTGGTCTCGACGAGTTCGGGATCCCGCCGGCGCGATTCTGGGACGTCGAGGGCGTCGAACGAGCGCTGGAAGTAGTCGTTCTCCTCGTCGGTGACGGTGTCGAGAAACTCGACGAGCGGCCGTTTCGACGGCACGTCCGGCGCCTGGCCGATCGCGTACCCGAACGTTCCGACCAGTTCGTCCAGAAACGCGTAGTCCTGGACGAGGTACGCCGCGTACGTCTCCGGGGGGAGCGTTCCGGCCCCGAGCTCGTCCGTAAACGGGTGCTCGACGGCGGCCGTCCAGGCGGGTTCCGATCGCTCCCGGAGCCAGTCCGTAAACCGCGGGTCCGCTCCGTCGCTCTCGGCGACGTACTCCTGATACACGGCCGGGACGGCCTCGTCGGGTCCGTCACGGGCTCCCGTCGCGTTCACAGGCCCCACCCCTCCAGCGTGTAGGCCATCTCCCAAAATCGGTACTCGAGTTTCGCGCTGGTGAGGAACGCCTCCCGCATCGCGTCGTGCTCGCCCGGATACCGCTCCCCACAGCGATCGACGAACGCGCGACACCACTCCGTCGCCTCGCGGAACTCCTCGCTCGTGTACATCTCGATGAAGGGGGTATACCGGTGTCCCTCGTCGGCGAGGTCGGCCATGTGGCTGGCGACGTCGTAGTACCCCTGCATGCACGGGTACAGCGCCGCCGCGATTTCGGCGATCGACCCCTCGTAGGCGGTCCGCAGCAGAAAATTCGTGTACGCGACGCACGTCGGCGCCTTCTCGACCGACTCGAGCTCCGCCCGCGAGATGCCGTAATCGGCGGCGAACTCCCGGTGAAGGCCCATCTCGTGGTCGAGCACCTGGTGGGCGACGCCGAGCAGGTGCGTCATCGTCTCCTCGTCGCGGGCTTTCGTTCCGGCGATCGCGAACAGCCGCGCGTAATCGAGCAGGTACCGGTAATCCTGCTTCACCCAGTGTTCGAACGCCGCCTCGTCGAGCGTTCCGGCGGCCAGTTCGCGGACGAACGGATGCGCTTTCTGCGCCTCCCAGACGTGTTCACCCTCCTCGAGAAGCGTCTCGCTGAACGTCATCGATCGATCTGACGAGAGTCTCGCTCATATAACCCGCTGATATCATCCCGTTATCCCTCGGCGGACCGGTTCGACTGTTCAGCGGGGCACCCCGGCTGCTCGATGGTCCTATCTGGCCGGTCGATCGGACACTCCGACGCGATCGGACGCGATCGAGGCGGTACCGTCAGCGCCAATCGGCGATCGATTCGGTTTCGATCGTCGGGTCGGTTACCGGGCGGCGGGCTACAGCCGCTCGACCGTCTCCCTGGCGTTGATTCTGCCGGCGCCGACCTCGGGATCGCTTCGTCCGGGATCGCCCGCCGCACCGTGTTTGATCGCGGATTCGATCTGATTCGGGGTGGCCTCGGGATCGAGTTCGCGGACGAGCGCGACGAGTCCGGCGACCTGCGGCGCGGCCATCGACGTCCCGGCTTTCCACCCGTACGCGTCGCCCTCGATGCGGGGCGACGTCACCGAGAAGACCAGATTCGTCGGGTACGGCCAGTCGACGTCGGCGCCGGGGTCGACCGTCTTCTCGAGCGTCTCGTAGCCGCCGCCGGGTGCGCCGACGTCGATCTCGTTCGTCCCGTAGTCCGAGTAGAACGCGAGTTCGTCGTTCGGCGCGGTCGCGCTGACGCTCATCGCGCCCTGGACGCTGTTGGGGAGGCTGAACAACCCGCCCTGCTGGAGCCGCGTCTCGTCGTTGCCCGCGCTGGCGACGACGACCGTCCCCCGCTGCGTGGCGCGTTGGACAACCCGCTGGTAGGCGTTGCGCATCGTTCGAACGGTGTCGTCGCTCATCTCGCGCGGTTCGATCGGCGCGGTCCCGAGGCTGAGGTTCGCCGCGTCGTATCCGCGCTCGGCCGCGTGATCGATCGCGGTCAGCACGTCGCCGGTCGTCGTGGCCAGCGTCGGCTCGCCCTCGTCGTCGGTCGTCCACCAGAAGACGCGCAACGAGACGAGCGTCGCGTCCGGTGCCGTCCCGATCACATCGTCGCCGTCGGCCGCGGCCGCGATGCCGGCGACGTGCGTGCCGTGGCCCTCCTGATCGTCGGCGACGTGGAAGGTCGCGGTGTCGAGCGACGTCGGATCGGCGTAGTCGTCGGGTACGAGGACCTCGTCGACGCCCGACTCGACCGTGCCCTCGCGGAACAGCCGCCCCGCGTCTTCGTCGAGGTTCGGCGCGAGTTCGGGGTGGGCGGAGTCGATTCCGGTGTCGATCACCGCGACCGTCGCGCCGTCGCCGGTCGCGCGGGCGTTCGCCTCGACCGACTCGATCAGTTGCTTATCCCAGAGCAACTCCTCGTAAAAGGCGGGTTCGTCGACCGCCGACTCGGCCTCGGACCGGCCGCGTTCCAGTTCCGCGCCCGCGAGTTCGAGTCGGTAGTCGTGTGCGGCCCGCTGCACGCCCTCGATCGCTTCGAGGTCGTCCGCCGCATCTGCCGGTCCCCAGACGAGGGACACCGTTCCGTCCGCGAGCGAGCGATCGACGTCGAACGCCGTCTCCTCGAGACGGTCTTCGACGCCGCCGTTGCCGCCGACGACCAGGTACCGTTCCCGATCGTCCGCGCTAGTGACCCCGGCGACGCCGAGCAGTCCCAGTCCCGCACCGATACCCTTCAGGTACGTCCGTCGATCGAAATTCATGGCTGGATCGCTTCTATCCGGAAGCAGTCTGTGATAATTATATATCGCAATATAAATATACGTTATCCGGAAGTATCGTACCGTAACGATGATCGATGCCCTCCGGGCAGCAGCGCGAGAGCAGGGGGCGGAAAGACCGAGTACGCCGTGGCGAGTCGCTTTATGGGGAGGTAAGCGATCGGTGGGGATGGCGTACTCGAACGAGATGTTGCTCGGAGTGTCGCTGTCGATCTGGGGGAGAGTCGACAACGGTGCCGACATCCGTCGGCAGGCGATAGTTTCTCGGTCGAGGGTATAAATTTTGTCGTTCGGGAGAGAATTTTACCGAGGAATGACGAGCGGATCGATCGAAAGGGTGGCCGGTTAGAGCCGCTTGCTCACGTACGGTCCGTCCTGGTGGTAGCCGAGTTTGTTCCGGTAGTACTCCCGGGCACCGATGCCCGAGATGACGCTCAGTTTGTCGTAGCCCGCGCCGGCGGCAAGTTCCTCGGCGCACTCCATCAGTCGCTTCCCGTATCCCTGGTGTTGGTGCTGCCCGCGCTCGCTCTCGTCGCCCATGGCGACTTCGCTGCCGTAGACGTGGAGTTCGCGCACGAGGGCGGCGTTTTCGAGTTCCCCTCGGACCGGGTCGTTCGGGAACCGCAGCCGACAGAAGCCGACGAGGAGGTCCTTCTCGAAATCCTCGAAGGAGATGAAGTGCTCCGTCCCGCCGCAGGCCTCGTAGGTCGTGACGTCGAGTTCGATGGTCTCGGGATCCTCGTCATTCATCCCGACCTCACGACAGCGGATGCACTCGCAGGTCCAGCCGTGGTCCGCCATGCGCTGTCGGGCGAGTTGCCGCAGGTTCGACTTCCAGACGCCGGCGTCGATGAAGTCCGCCGGAATGTCCCGCTGGACGCGCTGGAGGCGCGTATAGCGCGGGATCATGTCCTTGATCTCCGCGACCAGCTCCGCGGCCTCCTCGTTTCCGAGCGGTTCGTACTCGTCTTTGTACCACCAGTCGTAGGTCGCGGTGCCGCGGACGACCAGCGTCGGGTAGATCTTCAGGTAGTCCGGCTTCCACTGCTCAGACTCGAAGATGCGCCGGAAGTCCTCCAGACACATCTCCTTCGACATGCCGGGTTGGCCGGGCATCATGTGGAAGCCGACCTTGAACGCCGCGTCGCGCAGGCGCTGGTTGGCCTCCATCGACTCCTGGACGCCGTGGCCGCGGTGCATCTCGCGGTTGATCCGCTCGTAGGTCGTCTGGACCCCGACCTCGACCTTCGTTCCACCCAGATCGAGCATCCGATCGATCTGCTCGGGATCGCACCAGTCCGGTTTGGTCTCGAACGTGGTCCCGATGTTGCGGACGTCCGCGGTCTCGTTCTCCGCGATGACGTCCTCGACGTACCGCCACTCGTACTCGTCGGGATCCTGCGCAAAGCTCTCGCCTTCGGCGGGTTCGGGCTCCTTCTCGACGTCGAAGTCGTTCATCGCCTCCAGCGCGCGCTTGACGAACCACTCCTGGTAGTCGTGGCTGCGGGCGGTCATCGTCCCGCCCATCAGGATGAGTTCGACCTTGTCGACGGGGTGACCGATCTCGCGGAGTTGTTCCAGTCGGAGCGTCACCTGCCCGTAGGGATCGTAGTCGTTTTGCACTCCGCGGGCGGCCGCGGGTTCCTCGCCGGTGTAGCTCTGCGAGGAGGAGAACTCCGAGTCCGGGCCGCCCGGACAGTAGAGGCACTTTCCGTGGGGGCACCGCTCCGGCGACGTCATGATCGCGACCGGCGAGACCCCCGACGCGGTTCGGACCGGCTTGCGCTGGAGCACCGCCTCGAGTTCCTCGCGGTGCTCTCGGGACGCGTAATCCAGCAGCTCCGAATTCTTCGGCACCTTCGGCGCCGAGTGCTCCGAACAGGCCTCGAGTTTGGCCGTCTCGACCTCGTCGCGTTCGATCTCGCCCGCGAGGATCCGCTCGACGAGCGACTCGCAGACCCGCTCGAACGCGTCCGTCTCGGTCGGATCGGAATCGGGCGTCTCGGTGCTCACTACACGGGATTGGTCGCCCGTCGCGAATAAGCGTGTCGGACTCGCGACCGCTCGCGTGCGAGTACGGCCCCGACGCGGATCTACGGATAGTGGAGGGGATCGACGATGGTGAGGATGTGCATGCTGATTATTCGCGCAACGATAAAATGTATCTTGGGGACTGGGAAGTCTGCTTGTAAACGGCAGAGAACGCGCCATCTGCTTGAAAAACGTCGTCGGGAAAGGACGTTTCGACGCCTACGATCGATCGCCAGTAGACGATCTTCTCCGAGCATATTTTAGACCGGACGGACCCCTCGGGGATCGTCCCGGTGAAGGCGCTCTCTACGCCGATCGCCGAAGCGTAGGGCCGAATCCATAACTCGGTCGGAAGTCGAAAGGCCACGATTTAAGTACAGTTGCTGGGAAGGGTGCGATAACTAGATGCCCGATTTGTCGGTCGTAGTTGCCGCTGTCGTCTTACCGTTTCTCGCTGCCGGCTGTACACCGTTCCTGTTTCGTATCCTCGGCGAGCGCACCGGCTATGCAGGCGTGGCCGTGGCGCTGACGAGCTTCCTCCTGCTCGTCACCCAGTACGGAAGCGAAGGGACGGTCGGACTCTCCTGGATCTCGGCGCCCACCGCGTCGCCGCCGCTCGACATCGCGCTCCGCTTTCACGTCGACGGCTGGGCACTGCTGTTCGCGCTGCTCGCCTGCGGGATCGGCGCGCTCGTCTTCCTCTACTCGCCCGCGTACCTCCACGAGGGAGAGGGGCTCGCCAGGTACTATACCGCCTTACTCGCCTTCATGGGCTCGATCGTCGGCGTCGCGCTGGCCGCCGACCTGGTCGCCATCTTCCTCTTCTGGGAACTCACCAGCCTCTGTTCGTTCGTGCTGATCGGCTATCACACCGGCGACGACTCCTCGCAGTACGCCGCGCGGATGGCCATGCTCGTCACCGTCGGCGGCGGCCTCTTCCTGCTCGTCGGCTTCCTCCTGCTGGCGTCGGTCGCCGGCGACGTTCTCGGGACCGAATCGGCGTTCAACCTCGCCGCGATGCTCGAAAACTCCGACGCGATCGCCGGCGCGCTCCGCGATCGCGGGCTGTTCCTGCCGGTGCTCGGCCTGATCGCGATCGGCGCCGGAACCAAGTCCGCGCAGGTGCCACTGCACTTCTGGCTGCCGAACGCCATGGCGGCACCCACGCCCGTCTCGGCCTTCCTGCACTCGGCGACGATGGTGAAAGTCGGCGTCTACTTCGTCGGTCGCGTGCGGCCGCTGTTCGTCGGTCCCGAGTGGCTCCTCCTGTTCGCGACGCTCGGCCTGGTGACCATGACCGTCTGCGCGCTGCTGGCCGTCGCCG
It includes:
- a CDS encoding acyl-CoA dehydrogenase family protein yields the protein MSFQLSEEQRAIRRTVREFGREEIEPVAREHDENKEYPHQLVRKAAEMDLVGTSIPVEYGGAGMDLLSSVVVTEELWHADPGIGSAIGSRAFGSTMINRFGDEWMKAEWLPKIASGESACASAISEPAHGSNVAGMETRAEQDGDEYVINGTKMWITNGTVADVAVVMAKTSPDEGHDGISAFLVPTDLDGFSAEKIDNKLGIRASDLAELVLDDVRVPEENVIGTEDAGFYQLMDFFAAGRVSVAAQAVGTAQAALDQALDYAQEREQFDQPIAEFQAIRHKLAEMATNVEAARSLTYRAATYAMADDDQLAAKFASMAKLFASEHAVDVADEAIQVHGGAGYVTDHPVERYYRDARITKIYEGTSEIQKNIVADQLL
- a CDS encoding ATP-dependent helicase; protein product: MVGNEDLELPVADDSLPFDPDAVAIEDRDVFDLLEPAVQQWWLEEFGEFVPENEGFFTPPQEGAIPNIHEGTNTLICAPTGSGKTLASFTSIINELYRRNRAAEDGLENSVYCLYVSPLKSLANDIHRNLEVPLEGIESIVRDRDGDEEMGEIRHAIRHGDTDSSDRQKMLAETPHILNTTPETLAILLNSPKFREKLRTVEYVIVDEIHSLADGKRGTHLAVSLERLEAMVEHDITRIGCSATIEPLSQVAEFLVGQEEPGGESGEARCASEERAGNEVIREPRPYEIVDARFAREFDIELECPTDDLIHTSREVVQERFYRMLHDHIQAHTNTLVFTNTRSGAERVLHNLRERFDDYDETNSGCHHGSLSKDVRQGVEGRLKDGDLDVVTSSTSLELGIDMPHVDLVVQVGSPKSVAALLQRIGRAGHRVGQTVAGRVIALDRDELLECAVMLKKADEGFVDSVSIPESAQDVAAQHVYGMAIAEIRPESEVNAILRRAYPYRDYGDEKFESLMRYLTAEYAGMEDRNVYAKVWRDENDPPDGQHHYEAYPVGEPLIGKRGRLARVIYMTNIGTIPDSFTCDVFTRASDEWVGQLDEGYLDTLEKGDVFVLGGDHFEYRYRRGSKVYVDRTSARPTVPSWYSERLPLSYDLGLEILRFQGELLDRYDEGGPPMIRAWLREFPLDDDSVRAIARLFDYQIRYAGPESVSATDRLTIEVERDHDEYERHYYVHSAYGRKFNDGLSRLLAYHCAQQATANVRVAVADNGFVLSMPLNRKIDLEGIVDDLAADEVREDLRSALSGTDLLQRYFRINATRSLMILKRYKGYEKSASEQQVSSEMLLGFAEDLDGFAVIEETYREILEDKLNVEEIAEIVGAIDAGEIDVERRLVDSPTPRAFGLATLSASDVVLAEDESAALQAFHEHVLEEIGEESLAGLSGED
- a CDS encoding zinc-dependent alcohol dehydrogenase family protein yields the protein MRAAVLAEYGEPLAIEDVDPPEPDPHGVVVDVEACGICRSDWHAWRGHGEWADDRVPIGQILGHEPAGRVVEIGDRVEALGPGDRVAVPFNLGDGTCAQCRNGHGNVCEDGYALGFESDVPGAFAERVHVPHAEFNAARLPDGVSATEAAALGCRYVTAFHALAHRADIDGGDRVAVHGCGGLGLAAVQIADALGASVVAVDVRDEPLAMATTLGADATVDASAVDDVAAEIEAITDGGAHVSVDALGRAETCRNSVDCLRSRGAHVQVGLTTDAERGEVSLPIDEITRWDVSFLGSRGMPPSRYDELLRMIDAGRLEPERLVTNRVGLEDVSDRLAAMTDYETSGIEVVTAFESR
- a CDS encoding TenA family protein; amino-acid sequence: MYQEYVAESDGADPRFTDWLRERSEPAWTAAVEHPFTDELGAGTLPPETYAAYLVQDYAFLDELVGTFGYAIGQAPDVPSKRPLVEFLDTVTDEENDYFQRSFDALDVPESRRRDPELVETTAAFADLLGRAAREGGYAETLAVLVPAEWIYEEWATAVAAEYGDPAADGPPSAGADLPFYYAEWIDLHAVPPFREFVDWLRGQLDAIGPELSLRRETRVDRLFRRAVELEVAFFDTAYDSAPNE
- the tenA gene encoding thiaminase II; the protein is MTFSETLLEEGEHVWEAQKAHPFVRELAAGTLDEAAFEHWVKQDYRYLLDYARLFAIAGTKARDEETMTHLLGVAHQVLDHEMGLHREFAADYGISRAELESVEKAPTCVAYTNFLLRTAYEGSIAEIAAALYPCMQGYYDVASHMADLADEGHRYTPFIEMYTSEEFREATEWCRAFVDRCGERYPGEHDAMREAFLTSAKLEYRFWEMAYTLEGWGL
- a CDS encoding S8 family peptidase, with the translated sequence MNFDRRTYLKGIGAGLGLLGVAGVTSADDRERYLVVGGNGGVEDRLEETAFDVDRSLADGTVSLVWGPADAADDLEAIEGVQRAAHDYRLELAGAELERGRSEAESAVDEPAFYEELLWDKQLIESVEANARATGDGATVAVIDTGIDSAHPELAPNLDEDAGRLFREGTVESGVDEVLVPDDYADPTSLDTATFHVADDQEGHGTHVAGIAAAADGDDVIGTAPDATLVSLRVFWWTTDDEGEPTLATTTGDVLTAIDHAAERGYDAANLSLGTAPIEPREMSDDTVRTMRNAYQRVVQRATQRGTVVVASAGNDETRLQQGGLFSLPNSVQGAMSVSATAPNDELAFYSDYGTNEIDVGAPGGGYETLEKTVDPGADVDWPYPTNLVFSVTSPRIEGDAYGWKAGTSMAAPQVAGLVALVRELDPEATPNQIESAIKHGAAGDPGRSDPEVGAGRINARETVERL